One region of Clavibacter michiganensis subsp. tessellarius genomic DNA includes:
- a CDS encoding 3' terminal RNA ribose 2'-O-methyltransferase Hen1, with translation MLITLTSTAPSASDLSHLLRKHPGRAQSFDLAVGTAHVVYPEATDERCTVALLLEVDPIALVRDKRFRSAGASSIAHYVNDRPYASSSMLAVALGHVFRTAMGGRSESLPELAAGTLPLRITVAALPARGGADLVHALFAPLGWHVEATPVPLDPERPEWGASAYVDLVLTGDVRLADALRHLYVLLPVLDDGKHYWVSDDEVGKLLRAGDGWLAGHPARDLITRRYLAHQRDLVGDADERLDASTADPNERLDASTADARDTGSADAAADAAAHADAPSDAGPRSPSLARLRAETVHAVLTEVGARTVADVGCGSGALLAHLMADPALTTIIGTDVSARDLEAAARRLGLRDASDRVRERIRLLQSSATYEDPRIAGLDAVVLMEVVEHVDPDRHAALEASVLGSAAPRVVVVTTPNAEHNALYPGLAAGAMRHPDHRFEWTRAEFAAWAQGAAGRHGYLVEIRPVGDEHPVHGSPTQLALFRKATR, from the coding sequence GTGCTCATCACCCTCACCTCCACGGCGCCCTCGGCGTCGGACCTCAGCCACCTGCTCCGGAAGCACCCGGGCCGCGCCCAGTCCTTCGATCTCGCGGTCGGCACCGCGCACGTCGTCTACCCCGAGGCGACGGACGAGCGCTGCACGGTGGCGCTGCTGCTCGAGGTGGACCCGATCGCGCTGGTCCGCGACAAGCGCTTCCGGAGCGCGGGCGCGTCGAGCATCGCCCACTACGTGAACGACCGGCCCTACGCCTCGTCGTCGATGCTCGCCGTCGCGCTCGGGCACGTCTTCCGCACGGCCATGGGCGGCCGGAGCGAGTCCCTCCCCGAGCTCGCCGCGGGGACCCTGCCGCTCCGCATCACGGTCGCCGCCCTGCCCGCGCGCGGCGGCGCCGACCTCGTGCACGCGCTGTTCGCGCCGCTCGGCTGGCACGTCGAGGCGACGCCCGTGCCCCTCGACCCCGAGCGCCCGGAGTGGGGCGCCTCCGCGTACGTCGACCTCGTGCTCACGGGCGACGTGCGGCTCGCCGACGCCCTCCGCCACCTCTACGTGCTGCTGCCGGTGCTCGACGACGGCAAGCACTACTGGGTGTCCGACGACGAGGTCGGCAAGCTGCTGCGCGCGGGCGACGGCTGGCTCGCCGGGCACCCGGCGCGCGACCTCATCACCCGCCGGTACCTCGCGCATCAGCGGGACCTCGTGGGCGACGCGGACGAGCGGCTCGACGCCTCGACCGCGGACCCGAACGAGCGGCTCGATGCCTCGACCGCGGACGCGCGCGACACCGGATCCGCAGACGCCGCCGCGGACGCCGCCGCGCACGCCGACGCCCCGTCCGACGCCGGCCCCCGCTCCCCCTCCCTCGCGCGCCTCCGCGCCGAGACCGTGCACGCCGTGCTCACGGAGGTCGGCGCCCGCACGGTCGCCGACGTCGGCTGCGGGTCGGGCGCGCTGCTCGCGCACCTGATGGCCGACCCCGCCCTCACGACGATCATCGGCACGGACGTCTCCGCCCGCGACCTCGAGGCCGCCGCCCGCCGCCTCGGCCTCCGCGACGCGAGCGACCGGGTGCGGGAGCGGATCCGGCTGCTGCAGTCGTCCGCGACCTACGAGGACCCGCGCATCGCCGGCCTCGACGCCGTCGTGCTGATGGAGGTCGTCGAGCACGTGGACCCCGACCGGCACGCCGCCCTCGAGGCCTCCGTGCTCGGATCCGCCGCGCCGCGCGTCGTGGTCGTCACCACCCCGAACGCCGAGCACAACGCGCTCTACCCGGGCCTCGCTGCGGGCGCGATGCGCCACCCCGACCACCGCTTCGAGTGGACCCGCGCCGAGTTCGCCGCG